DNA from Methanosphaera sp. WGK6:
ATTCTATTTTCATTTTTATCCACACCTATTATTTGTTATTATAAGTTATGTTTAATTTTAAATATTTATTTTTTCTATTAAGTTTAGGGCATTTTCCCTTCCATTAAATTGTATGAAGTAATCATATGCTTCTTGATTTAATTTTATTTTATCTTTATTTTCAAGAAGAGTGTTTATTTTATTTAATAAATCTTTTTTATCATTGATTGATGTTGTTTTAGTTAAATTATATTTTTTCATTCTCTCAACATTACGTTGTTGTTCCACATGATTTTCTAGGGCAATTAGTATATTTGGTTTTTGTATAGTTAGTAATTCCATTGATGTTGTATGACCTGCTAGTGCTACTGTTAAATCAGATAACATCATCCACTCCATTAAATTATGTGTAAATTGTTTTATTTTTATTTTTGTTTGGTTATCTTTTAAGTTAAAAGAAGCTGGATTGATTTCTAATCCTGTGAATATGAAAATAGTATCAACATTGATTTTATCAGCTATATCACATATATTAGAAACAAGTGGTTTTCCAAATTCACTACCACCTATTGTTACTACTAATATAATATCATCTTGTTTAAGATTGTATTTTTTTCTTAATTTTTCTTTTGATTCTATTTCTGTAATATTTTTATGAAGTAATGGTCCTATAAATTCTGATTTATGTTTTAGTTCTTGAGGTATTGTTATTGATCCTGGAATGTCTGGAATTAATATTTGTTGACATCCTTTTGATATTTCTATTATTATTTTTCTAACACTTTTTTCAAAATATTTAACAGTAGGTGCATCACTTTCATCGGCAAATCCAAATGTTAAGTCACTTGTTATAATATAACATGGAATATTTAGAAATTTTGCAGTTATTGGTGCGGAATAGTCACAATCAGTAATTATGAGGTCTGGTTTTGTTTTTCTTATAATTTTTGCATCTTTATACATACTTTTTATAAACGTGAATGGAATATCTTTTGATTGTTTTAATGATTCATTCACATTGATTACTCCTTCATTACCTTGAAAATTCATTGAAGGTAGTTCATAAGGATCACATTTATTTTTTTGAAGATAGTGTAATCCCGAACCATAACTTGCAAATTTAACATCATGTCCTCTTGTTTTTAATAATTTAGCTAGCGCTAAGTCTCTTGATGCATGACCTATCCCTACACCACATGTTGTTATTAATATTCTCATAATTACACCTAATTATGTATTAGATATTATATGAGTGTTCTAATAAAATTTTACATTTTATTTATAAGTAATACTTATATATTAAAAAAGTAATAATTTATATTAGTATTACTTAAAATGTATAAAAGTAATACTGGAGATTATTATGAATCTAATAAAAGATGAAAAAGGACAAGGCGCTGCTGAATACATATTATTATTTGGTGGTGTTATTATAATAGCATTAGTGGCACTACAAATATACTCTAATTATTTCTC
Protein-coding regions in this window:
- a CDS encoding UDP-N-acetylglucosamine--N-acetylmuramyl-(pentapeptide) pyrophosphoryl-undecaprenol N-acetylglucosamine transferase; protein product: MRILITTCGVGIGHASRDLALAKLLKTRGHDVKFASYGSGLHYLQKNKCDPYELPSMNFQGNEGVINVNESLKQSKDIPFTFIKSMYKDAKIIRKTKPDLIITDCDYSAPITAKFLNIPCYIITSDLTFGFADESDAPTVKYFEKSVRKIIIEISKGCQQILIPDIPGSITIPQELKHKSEFIGPLLHKNITEIESKEKLRKKYNLKQDDIILVVTIGGSEFGKPLVSNICDIADKINVDTIFIFTGLEINPASFNLKDNQTKIKIKQFTHNLMEWMMLSDLTVALAGHTTSMELLTIQKPNILIALENHVEQQRNVERMKKYNLTKTTSINDKKDLLNKINTLLENKDKIKLNQEAYDYFIQFNGRENALNLIEKINI
- a CDS encoding class III signal peptide-containing protein; this translates as MNLIKDEKGQGAAEYILLFGGVIIIALVALQIYSNYFSNGSSFSAHDDAEQIRANLTNNT